In Nitrospira sp., the following are encoded in one genomic region:
- a CDS encoding DUF86 domain-containing protein yields MIDRHLITRKMSLILEDLAAITRLSQLSRERYLEDSINEALAERYLERAIGRMIDINFHLITESGQVPPKDYHESFVRLSALGVMAADLAKEMAMAAGLRNRIVHEYDDIDPERVYEALPVAVRRIPLYLDHVQRFIEKLPPALR; encoded by the coding sequence ATGATCGACCGCCATCTCATCACCAGAAAAATGAGTCTCATTCTTGAGGACTTGGCTGCGATAACTCGGTTGTCCCAATTATCGCGCGAGCGGTATTTGGAGGATTCCATCAACGAAGCCTTGGCTGAACGGTATCTGGAACGGGCGATCGGCCGTATGATCGACATTAATTTTCATCTGATCACTGAGTCTGGCCAGGTACCGCCCAAGGATTATCACGAATCTTTTGTGCGCCTGAGCGCGCTCGGGGTGATGGCGGCCGATCTTGCCAAAGAAATGGCGATGGCTGCAGGGCTCCGCAATCGGATTGTCCACGAATACGACGACATCGATCCTGAGCGAGTGTACGAAGCCTTGCCTGTCGCCGTCCGTCGGATCCCCCTGTATTTGGACCACGTTCAGCGCTTCATTGAGAAACTGCCGCCTGCATTGCGATAA
- a CDS encoding transglycosylase SLT domain-containing protein yields MTRFAHRRWQNLYSLLQAVGRTPLAMQLGISATFLFVVLLGINWAYHTVYKPTELFFPVENALTKSPRETWQEYGPLFETHSTAIITPELLAALAQAEGSGNPVARTYWRWRFVSSNPLEWYQPASTAVGMLQITDGTFQEGKRYCIQNHMVVEDGPWHNFNSCWFNSLYTRVIPGHAIELTAAYLDRHVSKAVGERPATFQQKQDLAAVIHLCGAGAGRDYAKRNFRLLANQRCGDHDVKAYLTKVRAMQRSFAMLAAGSIPTSIHR; encoded by the coding sequence ATGACGCGATTCGCCCATCGGCGGTGGCAAAATCTCTACTCGCTGCTCCAGGCCGTCGGCCGAACGCCGCTTGCGATGCAGCTGGGAATCAGCGCAACTTTTCTCTTCGTGGTCCTATTAGGAATCAATTGGGCGTATCACACGGTCTACAAACCAACGGAATTGTTCTTTCCGGTGGAGAATGCACTCACGAAGAGTCCCCGCGAAACGTGGCAAGAATACGGCCCGTTGTTCGAGACACATTCGACAGCGATCATTACACCCGAACTGCTCGCCGCCTTAGCCCAAGCCGAGGGCTCCGGTAATCCCGTGGCGCGAACCTACTGGCGGTGGAGATTTGTTTCGTCGAATCCCCTAGAGTGGTACCAACCGGCCTCGACGGCGGTGGGCATGTTGCAAATCACCGACGGCACGTTTCAAGAAGGGAAACGTTATTGTATCCAGAACCATATGGTCGTCGAAGACGGGCCTTGGCACAACTTCAACTCCTGTTGGTTCAACAGCCTCTACACCAGGGTCATCCCTGGTCACGCCATCGAGCTGACCGCCGCGTACCTCGACCGTCACGTATCAAAAGCAGTCGGAGAACGACCGGCGACGTTCCAACAGAAGCAGGACCTAGCCGCAGTCATCCATCTCTGCGGTGCCGGGGCTGGCCGTGACTATGCAAAGCGGAATTTTCGTCTCCTCGCCAACCAGCGCTGCGGTGATCATGATGTGAAAGCCTACCTCACGAAGGTCAGAGCCATGCAACGTAGCTTTGCCATGTTGGCGGCCGGATCGATTCCCACCAGTATCCATCGTTGA
- a CDS encoding AAA family ATPase, with amino-acid sequence MVYPQVIYLNGTSSSGKTTITHKLQELLPRIYLNFSIDSILYTLPGSALFRMTHGQEIFDLNYPQLVRSFNACVGRLAEMGNFLVIDNAITSPEQATDLLARLEGFNVLLVGVHCSLDELSRRERNRQDRTIGEAAAQFHLVHRWFTYDLEVDSSRKSASELAVEIMDYTNGADVLRGRGMTLANLQEQQRE; translated from the coding sequence ATGGTATATCCGCAAGTCATCTATTTGAACGGTACATCTAGCTCCGGCAAGACTACGATCACGCACAAGCTCCAGGAGTTGCTGCCGAGGATCTATTTGAATTTTTCAATAGATAGCATTCTGTACACGTTGCCTGGCAGCGCCTTGTTCAGAATGACACATGGCCAAGAGATTTTCGATTTGAATTATCCGCAACTAGTTCGTTCGTTCAATGCCTGTGTGGGCCGCCTTGCGGAGATGGGCAATTTTCTGGTGATCGACAATGCCATAACCTCACCCGAACAGGCGACCGATCTCCTGGCGAGGCTAGAAGGATTCAACGTGCTTCTGGTGGGAGTGCACTGTTCCTTGGATGAACTGAGTCGGAGAGAACGCAACAGACAGGATCGAACGATCGGAGAGGCTGCCGCTCAATTTCATTTGGTCCATCGCTGGTTCACTTACGACCTCGAAGTTGATTCCAGCAGAAAGTCCGCGTCTGAGCTCGCGGTTGAGATCATGGACTATACGAATGGTGCTGATGTGTTAAGAGGGCGAGGCATGACTTTGGCCAACTTACAAGAACAGCAGCGTGAATAG
- a CDS encoding nucleotidyltransferase domain-containing protein, whose product MELLSDQFQDVSWACRGEQLLPHRQSSRSRLGYGLDDNPQSRRMSEEPITESGLGLRELAQRFGIRIILQFGSTVTGTAHDRSDVDLAVQLETPAVSLKTILEMQEALQSRFPGREVDLAILNRADPLFRKKIMEGCRMLFGTSQDFARLRLYSFKTYQDFLPYLELERQSVARRLSALVAEPFRS is encoded by the coding sequence ATGGAATTACTTTCAGATCAATTTCAGGATGTTTCGTGGGCATGCCGTGGTGAGCAGCTGTTGCCGCATAGACAATCATCGCGGTCTCGGCTAGGCTACGGCTTGGATGATAATCCTCAGAGCAGACGGATGAGCGAGGAACCCATCACAGAATCGGGACTTGGGCTGAGAGAACTTGCCCAGCGTTTCGGCATTCGTATCATCCTCCAGTTTGGCTCAACAGTCACAGGAACGGCGCATGATCGCAGCGATGTGGATCTGGCGGTGCAACTCGAGACTCCGGCCGTGTCGTTGAAGACCATTCTGGAGATGCAGGAGGCCTTGCAGTCACGGTTCCCTGGGCGCGAGGTTGATTTGGCGATTCTGAATCGAGCAGATCCGCTCTTCCGGAAGAAAATCATGGAGGGCTGTCGGATGCTTTTCGGTACATCCCAAGACTTCGCACGTCTTCGTCTGTACTCGTTCAAGACCTACCAAGATTTTCTGCCCTACTTGGAGCTTGAACGACAGTCTGTCGCTAGGCGACTGTCCGCACTGGTGGCGGAGCCTTTTCGCTCATGA
- a CDS encoding DUF3015 family protein: MRLLLQCVVIAGASMVLGTSGCTTKATIDQITDTTSNITGTTSGAAWWNEDGQIKPDFKTMAFVSFNHANLQQDLAAGRGEYLASLSRLLGVPTDRQSDFFSAAQAGYAKALDQEPLALLTLLRDTSQSFVY; the protein is encoded by the coding sequence ATGCGACTGCTTCTGCAATGTGTGGTGATCGCGGGGGCAAGTATGGTGCTTGGAACAAGCGGTTGCACCACCAAAGCCACGATCGACCAAATTACCGATACGACGTCCAACATCACTGGCACGACATCCGGAGCTGCCTGGTGGAACGAAGACGGTCAGATCAAGCCGGACTTCAAGACAATGGCGTTTGTATCCTTCAATCACGCGAATCTGCAACAGGATCTGGCAGCGGGACGAGGGGAATATTTGGCCTCACTGAGCAGACTGCTGGGTGTTCCAACCGATCGACAGTCAGACTTTTTTTCTGCCGCACAAGCAGGCTATGCCAAAGCGCTCGACCAGGAACCCCTGGCCTTGCTCACGCTTCTGCGCGACACTTCTCAGTCGTTTGTCTACTGA
- a CDS encoding MFS transporter — MFLGSDEPKPLRKTVLAGAIGNVLEWYDFALFGYFAPVLSRLFFPASDPSLSLIATFAVFAVGFLARPLGALLFGYWGDTRGRRAALAWSIILMALPTCLVGLLPTYAQIGLAAPLALTALRFLQGLSVGGEFTGSVTFLVEHASSTERGYIGSWAGFSAQIGALLGSAVGTVATASLSSEALQQWGWRIPFVAGSVIALVGWYLRQRIPESPAFERLQQEGVVSSSPVREVLASHPAPLLQVIGLVLLHGVGFYIFYVFLPSYLIKVTDLPMETTLLINTMCMALLAMLIPFMGKLSDRVGHRSVLAAGAAGLALGTVPFFAWLSSGHLALIVTAQVLITLFVSAYMGPFFAIVATLFPVAHRYTGLSISYNIASALFGGTAPLIATVIMERSGSAFAPGWYVSLCAVLSLIALSTIREEMKVEAEVPARTH; from the coding sequence GTGTTCTTGGGTTCAGACGAACCGAAACCATTGCGGAAGACGGTCTTGGCCGGTGCGATCGGTAATGTGCTGGAGTGGTATGACTTTGCCCTCTTTGGTTACTTCGCACCGGTCTTGTCTCGTCTCTTTTTTCCCGCTTCGGATCCGTCGTTGTCGCTAATCGCCACGTTCGCTGTGTTCGCCGTCGGCTTTCTCGCCAGGCCACTGGGGGCGCTACTGTTCGGATACTGGGGCGATACCAGAGGACGACGAGCGGCCTTGGCCTGGTCCATTATTCTAATGGCGTTGCCCACCTGCCTGGTCGGCCTATTGCCGACCTATGCCCAGATCGGTCTTGCCGCACCGCTCGCGCTCACAGCCCTACGCTTTCTTCAGGGCTTGTCCGTCGGCGGTGAATTCACCGGCTCGGTCACGTTTCTCGTTGAACATGCGTCGTCGACCGAGCGAGGTTACATCGGCAGTTGGGCGGGGTTCAGTGCACAGATCGGCGCGCTGCTGGGCTCCGCGGTCGGCACCGTGGCGACTGCGAGCCTCTCCTCGGAGGCACTGCAGCAATGGGGATGGCGCATCCCGTTCGTGGCTGGAAGTGTGATCGCGTTGGTCGGCTGGTATCTTCGGCAGCGCATTCCCGAGTCGCCAGCTTTTGAACGGCTGCAACAAGAAGGGGTGGTGTCCTCGTCACCGGTCCGTGAGGTACTCGCATCGCACCCTGCGCCGCTCCTACAAGTGATCGGTCTTGTCCTGTTACATGGCGTCGGGTTCTACATCTTCTATGTGTTTCTCCCCAGCTATCTGATCAAAGTCACCGACCTTCCGATGGAAACGACACTGCTGATCAACACGATGTGCATGGCTCTGTTGGCGATGCTGATTCCGTTCATGGGCAAGCTCTCCGATCGAGTCGGGCATCGATCGGTACTGGCCGCCGGTGCCGCAGGTCTTGCCCTCGGCACAGTTCCGTTCTTCGCTTGGCTGAGCAGCGGTCATCTTGCACTGATCGTCACGGCCCAAGTCCTCATTACGCTGTTCGTGTCGGCCTATATGGGGCCGTTCTTTGCCATCGTGGCGACTCTCTTTCCAGTCGCGCACCGCTACACAGGCCTCTCGATTTCCTACAATATTGCCTCGGCCCTGTTCGGAGGCACCGCACCGTTGATCGCCACGGTGATTATGGAGCGGAGCGGAAGTGCGTTTGCCCCTGGATGGTATGTCAGTCTCTGTGCCGTGCTGTCCTTGATCGCACTGTCCACGATTCGTGAGGAGATGAAAGTGGAAGCAGAGGTTCCAGCTCGAACCCACTGA
- a CDS encoding cytochrome P450, with translation MSAPTLSGPPVSRWWGCFPELRRDTLDFLLRCQAYGDVVKLPMGLVVELLLRQRDAAMYVLNHPADVKHVLVTNQDNYRKAPVAPAESRIFGQGVLHTEGETHHRQRRLFLPFFHGNHVTAYADLITGKAHDLVGQWQDGTTIDIGQAMAQLTLSVIWRLLFGLEVGTEATTIRETIAAGQSLIKRQYDSLLASLTPLWVPTKLHRRFTRGFRSIEAMIRRLIDERRTVTRQGNEDMLSLLFAATDAEGRPLSDEEIRDELVTFLLAGHETTAHALTWTWFLLSQHQPVRERLTREVSEVVGDRLPTAADVPRLRYTKMVWDESLRLYPPAWTLHTRVNHGEDRLPSGAVLPPGAWVFISPWSLHRNARWFPDPDRFDPERFSEAANRTRPPFSYIPFGAGGRRCLGESFAELEGLLILATMASKICLRSVEEQTIQPEAGMTLRQNVPILMTVQRLGSSEPHPAVT, from the coding sequence ATGTCAGCACCAACCCTTTCCGGTCCACCGGTCTCTCGCTGGTGGGGATGTTTCCCCGAACTTCGTCGTGACACGCTCGATTTTCTCTTGCGTTGTCAGGCCTACGGCGACGTAGTCAAGCTCCCGATGGGTCTTGTCGTCGAACTGCTGTTGCGGCAGCGTGATGCCGCCATGTATGTACTGAACCATCCCGCCGACGTCAAGCATGTGCTGGTGACGAATCAGGACAACTATCGGAAGGCTCCGGTCGCCCCGGCCGAATCGCGCATCTTCGGTCAGGGCGTGCTCCACACGGAGGGCGAGACCCATCATCGTCAGCGGCGACTGTTCCTACCCTTCTTTCACGGAAACCATGTCACGGCCTACGCCGACCTGATCACGGGCAAGGCTCACGACCTCGTGGGACAGTGGCAAGATGGAACGACGATCGATATCGGACAGGCGATGGCACAGCTCACCCTCTCGGTGATCTGGCGTCTACTCTTCGGACTCGAAGTCGGTACTGAAGCCACGACGATACGGGAGACCATCGCGGCCGGCCAAAGCTTGATCAAGCGACAATATGACTCTCTGCTGGCGAGTTTAACTCCTCTGTGGGTTCCGACAAAACTTCATCGCCGGTTCACCCGTGGTTTCCGCTCGATAGAGGCGATGATACGCCGATTGATCGACGAAAGACGGACGGTAACTCGTCAAGGTAATGAGGACATGCTGTCGCTGTTGTTCGCTGCAACAGATGCAGAAGGTCGCCCGTTGAGTGATGAAGAGATCCGTGACGAACTTGTGACGTTCTTGCTGGCCGGCCACGAAACCACCGCTCATGCGCTCACCTGGACCTGGTTTTTGCTGTCGCAACATCAGCCGGTACGGGAGCGACTGACTCGCGAAGTGAGCGAGGTTGTCGGTGACCGCCTTCCAACCGCCGCGGATGTGCCGCGCCTACGATATACGAAAATGGTCTGGGACGAGTCGCTTCGGCTCTACCCTCCCGCCTGGACCTTGCACACCCGTGTCAACCATGGAGAGGACCGACTTCCATCCGGGGCGGTGCTTCCGCCCGGTGCATGGGTGTTCATCAGCCCCTGGAGCCTGCACCGCAATGCGCGATGGTTCCCTGATCCCGATCGATTTGACCCTGAGCGGTTTTCAGAAGCGGCTAACCGCACCCGCCCACCGTTCAGTTATATCCCGTTCGGTGCCGGTGGACGCCGCTGCCTCGGAGAGTCCTTTGCGGAGCTGGAAGGCCTGCTGATTTTGGCCACCATGGCATCGAAAATTTGTTTGCGCTCGGTCGAAGAACAAACAATCCAGCCGGAGGCAGGCATGACGTTGCGCCAGAATGTCCCGATTCTGATGACTGTCCAACGGCTCGGTAGCTCCGAACCGCATCCCGCCGTCACGTAA
- a CDS encoding 6-phosphofructokinase produces MSHPLDFVTVEGLLTYGRALAQRASERGLIVPPPLGASGEDVDRVHAKMEQLRSFIERSKSGFATALEYRSAREGLLDDPLVFFAAWNSLLAEGSLQPLLRATIGAAVKPTYRRPVAIVPRTQLTPTLAEGRIVLELGDDRFWLLPRDLGDRTLFFTMRHGVSQVDSKTHRVGCRLPNQLDRERGVAKADAVGTALARMIGVVGQQLDFLHLTNYLDPRTFLHCITRSPNTRQLYDRVSIALLQGTSPSEPITEPALESSDFGWVTGLEKSLEVEEAARAFGVETSTAKRLMKDPLYCYPGGNSFFDLYVDVIDGLHRLGHAQKGKVACLYTHSSTLRALMIYLDPRPFHEAFSEFSDYKESQDNVVLLTLEQGRLSGYSTAVGLSERERVVRNTWVAVENVRKNRVTLKPRTLKRIVALVSGGDFAGAGAALKELHVTGQRLGLEVYFVRHGYLGLANNWIERVTEAHTRGMSSHPSSPIGSSRFEEFKQETVLQVAMRHLEPYLDDGVLVVLGGDGSMRGARAIYEGFGAQVVGIPGSIDNNIEGTISLGFQSAVALADQSIESLKATSAAMGTVFFVEVMGAGSGHLALACAYQARAEGLLVNEHPDPNAYIDDVILGTLKRTLGVPNKSHLFVVAERTPHRHHKDGGVHGLVDYVAGVIARWPERHASPGHYPLTLATKATILGHTLRGARPIPEDKVMAQHLAHEVVHRLIESPEDIVGCLLAYRERGSIGPIPLHAVTPKQFDWDVFSRMHGNTHIA; encoded by the coding sequence ATGAGTCACCCACTGGATTTTGTCACCGTTGAAGGACTCCTTACCTATGGACGTGCCCTTGCTCAACGAGCATCGGAGCGAGGCCTCATCGTTCCTCCTCCGCTAGGAGCCTCCGGCGAGGACGTTGATCGTGTCCACGCCAAGATGGAACAACTCCGCTCGTTCATCGAGCGTTCCAAGTCCGGCTTTGCAACCGCTTTAGAATATCGGTCGGCTCGCGAAGGTTTGCTCGATGATCCGCTGGTGTTCTTTGCCGCCTGGAATTCGCTTCTTGCCGAAGGCTCGCTCCAACCGCTACTTCGGGCCACGATCGGAGCAGCAGTCAAACCGACTTATCGACGCCCTGTGGCCATTGTGCCTCGTACGCAGCTCACGCCGACGCTGGCAGAAGGCCGCATCGTCCTGGAACTGGGCGACGACCGGTTTTGGTTATTGCCACGGGATCTTGGCGACCGAACGCTGTTCTTCACGATGCGCCACGGGGTGTCGCAAGTCGACAGCAAGACTCATCGCGTCGGATGCCGCCTGCCGAACCAATTGGACCGTGAACGAGGCGTGGCCAAAGCCGACGCAGTAGGAACGGCGCTCGCCCGCATGATAGGCGTTGTGGGACAGCAGCTCGATTTTTTGCATCTTACCAACTACCTCGATCCTCGTACGTTCCTTCATTGCATCACCCGTAGCCCGAATACCAGACAACTATACGACCGGGTGTCTATAGCCTTGCTGCAAGGGACCTCTCCGTCCGAACCGATCACCGAGCCTGCTCTCGAATCGTCGGATTTCGGTTGGGTCACGGGATTGGAAAAGTCCCTCGAGGTCGAAGAAGCGGCGCGCGCGTTCGGCGTCGAGACATCCACGGCCAAGCGATTGATGAAAGATCCACTGTATTGTTATCCGGGTGGTAATTCTTTCTTCGACCTCTATGTCGACGTAATCGATGGTCTCCACCGATTGGGCCATGCGCAAAAAGGCAAAGTGGCCTGTCTCTATACCCATAGTTCCACCCTGCGGGCGTTGATGATCTATTTGGATCCGCGCCCGTTCCATGAAGCGTTCAGCGAGTTCAGCGACTACAAGGAAAGCCAAGACAATGTCGTGCTGCTCACGCTCGAACAGGGCCGCTTATCCGGCTACTCGACGGCGGTTGGGCTGTCCGAGCGGGAGCGGGTTGTGCGCAACACGTGGGTGGCTGTAGAGAATGTGAGGAAAAATCGGGTGACGCTCAAGCCCCGAACGCTCAAGCGGATCGTGGCCCTCGTGTCCGGAGGTGATTTCGCCGGAGCCGGTGCTGCATTAAAGGAATTGCATGTGACCGGTCAGCGCTTGGGATTGGAGGTCTATTTCGTCCGGCATGGCTATCTCGGTCTGGCCAACAATTGGATTGAACGAGTCACCGAAGCGCACACTCGCGGCATGAGCAGCCATCCGAGCAGCCCCATCGGCAGCAGCCGTTTTGAGGAATTCAAGCAAGAGACGGTGTTGCAGGTGGCCATGCGGCACCTGGAGCCGTACCTGGATGACGGCGTCTTGGTGGTGTTGGGCGGCGACGGTAGCATGCGGGGCGCTCGGGCCATTTACGAAGGATTCGGAGCCCAGGTGGTCGGCATTCCGGGCAGTATCGACAACAATATCGAAGGTACGATTTCTCTCGGATTTCAGTCCGCAGTGGCGTTGGCGGATCAATCGATCGAATCTCTCAAAGCCACCAGTGCCGCAATGGGCACGGTGTTCTTCGTGGAGGTCATGGGTGCCGGGTCCGGTCATCTGGCGCTGGCCTGTGCGTATCAGGCAAGAGCCGAGGGATTGTTGGTCAATGAACATCCCGACCCGAATGCCTATATCGATGACGTAATCCTCGGGACGCTGAAGCGGACATTGGGAGTGCCGAACAAGAGCCACTTGTTCGTCGTCGCCGAACGTACGCCGCACCGGCATCACAAGGATGGCGGCGTCCATGGTCTCGTCGACTATGTGGCCGGTGTGATTGCCCGATGGCCGGAGCGTCATGCTTCACCTGGTCACTATCCGCTCACACTCGCCACCAAGGCCACCATCCTTGGTCACACGCTCAGAGGCGCGCGGCCCATACCGGAGGACAAGGTGATGGCCCAACATCTTGCCCATGAGGTGGTGCACCGACTGATCGAGTCACCCGAGGACATCGTCGGATGTCTCTTGGCCTACCGTGAACGGGGATCAATCGGACCGATTCCACTTCATGCTGTGACACCCAAGCAGTTCGACTGGGACGTCTTCAGTCGGATGCATGGCAACACCCACATCGCATAA